Proteins from one Malaya genurostris strain Urasoe2022 chromosome 2, Malgen_1.1, whole genome shotgun sequence genomic window:
- the LOC131432556 gene encoding uncharacterized protein LOC131432556: protein MVLNAKKPVQIKIDYRKRALEKYQNLSKFATDLEHFLEQYHQIVGNSPVPPQRYHRLLNEIENVLIQLISKYERMGQETCWNQKYAELFCCAELFKDFDEFNAHFLKCHYTPRVVDPKIVEYETGRTKLENMRILLQEYLNNSSEYSAVIVDNLRKLLGKLMVRSPLSYQPN from the exons ATGGTTCTTAACGCGAAAAAACCGGTGCAAATCAAAATCGACTATCGGAAAAGAGCCTTGGAAAAATACCAAAAC ctttCCAAATTTGCCACTGATTTAGAACACTTCCTGGAGCAATACCATCAAATTGTTGGAAACAGTCCGGTTCCTCCACAGCGCTATCATCGTCTGCTGAATGAAATCGAAAATGTTCTAATTCAGTTGATTTCCAAATACGAACGAATGGGCCAGGAAACCTGTTGGAACCAGAAATACGCCGAGTTATTTTGCTGTGCG GAACTGTTCAAGGACTTTGACGAGTTTAACGCACACTTTCTAAAGTGCCACTACACTCCACGTGTTGTCGATCCAAAGATTGTTGAG taTGAAACCGGACGAACTAAGCTCGAAAACATGCGGATATTGTTACAAGAATATTTGAACAACAGTTCAGAGTACTCAGCTGTCATCGTGGACAACCTGAGAAAACTACTCGGAAAACTAATGGTTCGGAGCCCACTATCATATCAGCCGAATTGA
- the LOC131431436 gene encoding uncharacterized protein LOC131431436, which translates to MVRTTAYVHIPVYNYSHKYRNLDKISNDVKQFLKEYDQIVLHKDLYRSVFHSYLRKIRSRIQQLLLKFEAAPYDDGRGNLEKELFCCGLMFPDAGDLRRHYHAVHNEPFARLTNVIELKSALGKLDHMRHRLNEYINFGQEYTLSLIIDLKRVLKKVSNSLKF; encoded by the exons ATGGTTAGAACAACAGCTTATGTTCACATACCGGTGTATAATTATAGCCACAAATATCGAAAC TTGGATAAAATAAGCAACGATGTGAAACAGTTCTTGAAGGAATACGATCAAATCGTTCTGCACAAAGATCTGTATCGGAGTGTGTTCCATAGCTATCTGCGGAAAATTCGATCAAGAATACAACAGCTGTTGCTGAAATTCGAAGCAGCACCGTACGACGACGGTAGAGGAAATCTGGAGAAAGAGTTGTTCTGTTGTGGA CTAATGTTTCCCGATGCCGGAGATCTGAGAAGACATTATCATGCAGTTCATAATGAACCTTTTGCTCGATTGACAAACGTGATTGAG CTCAAATCTGCATTAGGAAAACTGGATCACATGCGTCATCGGCTAAACGAATATATAAATTTTGGACAGGAGTACACCCTCAGTTTGATAATAGACCTGAAgcgagttttgaaaaaagtcagCAATTCATTGAAATTTTAA
- the LOC131431437 gene encoding uncharacterized protein LOC131431437: MEQIAHNKDVEKFVSETKYFLDEFDSIISHWDLSGNFFLHYLIEIHESVTQLLSKFTTLSLDGVGERKHENFFNLQCCGQEFHTVKDLRLHHNSCRHKKSASIETDNCELKSALVKLAFFYRRVNEYLQYGTEADRYLCLYLKKILKKITITLDTFSL, translated from the exons ATGGAGCAGATTGCTCATAATAAAGAC GTCGAAAAATTTGTGTCCGAAACCAAGTACTTCTTGGACGAGTTCGATTCCATCATCAGTCACTGGGATCTATCGggaaatttttttctgcacTATCTTATCGAGATTCACGAAAGTGTGACACAACTCCTATCGAAATTTACCACCTTATCGTTGGATGGCGTAGGCGAACGTAAACATGAAAACTTCTTCAATTTACAATGTTGCGGG CAAGAGTTTCACACTGTCAAGGATCTACGATTGCACCATAACTCGTGCCGACACAAGAAGTCAGCGTCAATAGAAACAGATAACTGTGAG CTTAAATCGGCTTTGGTTAAACTTGCTTTTTTCTACCGAAGGGTTAACGAATATCTACAGTACGGAACGGAAGCCGATCGTTATTTGTGTTTGTATCTGAAGAAAATCCTGAAAAAGATAACGATCACGTTGGACACGTTTTCGCTGTAG
- the LOC131430317 gene encoding uncharacterized protein LOC131430317, with the protein MILEDTVKYLRSAKTPEDVANWKLVYNFIIETKYFLEHYDSIIETWDLCDKEFLMLLWELEELLTELLYKYTTVSTEYLRPISLPTVEIKCCDILFEKSSQLFKHYYTVHHTPARLRSYRYCEMKAGLLKLDFYRRNVKYYLEFGNWADHVLCLYLKRIYKKVNHTLDPFRDSGS; encoded by the exons ATGATCTTAGAGGACACAGTCAAGTATCTGCGTAGCGCCAAGACTCCCGAAGATGTCGCCAACTGGAAGCTG GTGTATAATTTTATTATCGAAACGAAATACTTTCTGGAGCATTATGACAGCATTATTGAAACATGGGATTTGTGTGATAAGGAATTTTTGATGCTCCTGTGGGAGCTAGAAGAACTACTCACAGAGTTGTTGTACAAATACACTACGGTTTCAACAGAATACTTAAGGCCAATATCGTTGCCAACTGTGGAAATCAAATGCTGTGAT ATACTGTTCGAAAAATCATCACAATTATTCAAACACTATTATACCGTACATCACACACCGGCGCGCCTTAGGAGTTATCGCTACTGTGAG ATGAAAGCGGGCCTTCTGAAGTTGGACTTCTACCGTCGCAACGTCAAATACTATTTGGAGTTTGGAAACTGGGCGGACCACGTGTTGTGTTTGTATCTCAAACGCATTTATAAGAAAGTGAACCATACATTGGATCCATTCCGCGATTCTGGTAGTTAA
- the LOC131430316 gene encoding COMM domain-containing protein 4, with protein sequence MKFRFCGEGDCPDWVLAEIHANLALLTIEQLSQVVHHVTMCILGEEIPEDNIRTIFGISKGTMDTPKAAFACIRFLLVSAARFNTESSVFATELQQLGLPKDHTTVMSRVLDEYVGKIRAKLGQSSLTINELQDVTSSVPENTVNCIQLQFDIKNEIVNGVPQQTTHRININRSDIPVLLKELKTAKGFMDDYDYESKHSEFK encoded by the exons aaatTTCGTTTTTGCGGTGAAGGAGACTGCCCGGACTGGGTACTCGCTGAGATCCACGCGAACTTAGCACTGCTCACCATAGAGCAGCTGAGTCAAGTTGTTCACCATGTAACAATGTGCATTTTGGGAGAGGAAATCCCG GAAGATAACATTCGAACCATATTCGGCATATCTAAAGGAACAATGGATACCCCGAAAGCTGCCTTTGCGTGCATTCGGTTTCTACTGGTAAGTGCCGCTCGGTTCAATACTGAAAGTTCAGTATTTGCTACGGAACTCCAACAGTTAGGATTGCCCAAGGATCATACTACAGTTATGAGCCGAGTACTCGATGAATACGTTGGGAAGATTCGGGCTAAGCTCGGCCAGTCCAGTCTCACGATTAACGAATTGCAAGATGTTACAAGTAGTGTTCCAGAAAACACCGTCAACTGCATCCAATTACAGTTCGACATAAAGAATGAAATCGTCAACGGAGTACCACAGCAAACAACTCACAGAATAAATATCAACCGCAGTGATATTCCAGTGTTGTTGAAGGAACTAAAAACTGCTAAAGGTTTTATGGATGATTACGATTACGAATCGAAACATAGTGAGTTTAAGTAA